The sequence TTTTCACATAGATTTGGGTACCCTTAATGAGTGCCCGAAGGTCTGCAATTGATGAGTTCAGCGGCTTGATGACACTGAAATTGAAGATGATACCGCAAACCGTAAGGAGCCCAGTAATAGGCCCCACAATAGATAACCATTCCATTCCAATACCTCCTTTATGCTATAGGCGCAGTGGTGTCGGCAGGTGTAGTACTGCTATCCTCAGCAGGTGCTTTGGTAACAGCTAAAATGACGTGATCCCCATAGTCAAACAACATATCATTCGGATCATTGATCGTAATCATTACTCCGTCCTGTGTACTGGTAAAAGCATACTGCGTACTCGACTCACCACCATTCGGATAAGTCATCTTGCCATTACATATATACCTTTTTTCCATTGTTTATCTCCTTTACCGAAAAGATGAAGGGCAGCAATTATGCTGCCCCCCCCCACACTGCTTTTACCCATTCTCACTATGACTTTTTGGGCTTTCTTCTTGATGCTTGCTGTCGTAGTCATCCCACTCTTC is a genomic window of Megasphaera vaginalis (ex Bordigoni et al. 2020) containing:
- a CDS encoding betaine-aldehyde dehydrogenase gives rise to the protein MEKRYICNGKMTYPNGGESSTQYAFTSTQDGVMITINDPNDMLFDYGDHVILAVTKAPAEDSSTTPADTTAPIA